The Tachysurus vachellii isolate PV-2020 chromosome 10, HZAU_Pvac_v1, whole genome shotgun sequence genomic sequence GTGCGAGTTACATTCACAGGAATGACAGGTGGTCTCGGGTTCAGTACTGCAGTGTGCTTCTCAGGCCACATGACAGCattcacattaacaacatttcATGCTCTGTTTCTAAATAAACAGCCTGTTTGAAAGCTCTCAGAAAGAAGGGTGTTGTTGGCCATGCCCCTTCCTTCCTCCCCTCAGATATAAGAGCCGATACTATCATCAGTCTGTACACGCAATCTCACAAGCTGAGAtaatataagagagagagataataaacTTTAATGGACACTGGCCCATTCAtggaaaaaccccaaaaaatattttattttatatattattggcATTAACTAAAGaatatgagaaataaaaaaaaagtgaaccaAAAATCcataaatttagacatttacagcatttggaagacacctttatccagagcgacttacattatctcatttttatacaactgagcaattgagagttaagggccttgctcagagccccaacagtggcagctttgtggacctgggattgagctcacaaccttctgattggtagcccgacaccttaacAACTAGGCTACCACAAGCCTTATTAATAAGACAAATTTACATCAATAGACATGTAATGACACATGTAAATGGAGGGCAGGAAGATTTAGCACATTATTATGaatatgtaattaaatatttacttgGCCCAGAAAAGAGTCCAAATATCTTTTGCCTTTACTCTACCTGTTCATTTCGTGCCTTTAATTTGAACTGTTATGGAATTTTGTGGGTGTCGCCacatttaaatgatctgtaCCGGGATTGTGCTTTGCCCCTTACAGGAGATTATACACAAGTGAGTACCTTGTACATTGTTTCTGAAACCTTTGTGAATCCTGCAGAAAATTTGAGTTTGGTTTGGcttttatatatagtatttaatttagtatattatatattatataatatataatattattatatatatctcAACACAATTTTATCAGAAATTTACATGAAGAGAGTGGCTGTAATGGaatacctttatttatttatttatttatttatttatattcattaccTGGCTGTGAAAACATAGCCACAAAGgataaaaatgaagaacaaaaagaagCGCATGGGATGGTCACGCAACAGTGATCAGCGAATGGTCATTGTGCTTGTGAAGGGCAACTCAGTCAGGCTTTTTACACTGGGGTGTTAACCAGACCTGGTTTTGAAAATGTCAAGCAGCCTCTGAATCTGAAGTATCTCAAGCCAGTGAACACTTTATGCTAAACATTTTTTGTCTGTATAAAACAAAGCCTCCCACagtagatttattatttatgatgaaCTGTTTATACTTGAATTCTTTACAGGAGACAGTAGCCCTGCCGCCGAGCAGTAAGATGTCAGAAGGAATCACTGAAGGCTGTTCATCGGTCAGTGTCTCATTGCCACTTTCTACCCTGTCCTggtcttttttgctctttgtgaGCGTGCTGTCTACTACACAAGCATCAAGTAAGTTCCCTGCGGATAGATATTTTTATGTCCTAGAGGTTTTACAATTTGAATCAAATAAGGTAATCTCTTGGCTCATGGGACAACGTAGCTTCAGTTGGTTAGCAGTATGAGTAAAGTGATTGAGTTAAGAGTTGAGGGACTGAGTTGAAATAGAATTAATTACCCCACCTATGATTACTAAAGATGGGTCTATTAATTAGTTCTGCCCACAGCTTTGAACTACAACTTCCTTTGTTCTTTAGCGTTACTAAATTTGAGAATATGTCTGATGGTTTTTCTTTACCAGGTTGCGTGAGGCCGTTCTCCATCCAGCATGGTCAAGTAAACGTGACCGAGACAAACAGAGGCTCGTTCCCTGTGGGCACAGTGCTGCAGTACAGCTGCGATTTAGGCTACACTGTGGACGGACCCAGCATCGTCGTCTGCACCAGAGAGGGGCTCTGGTCCTCAGGTCCACCACGCTGTCTCCACAATAACTGTGAGCTTCTCTTGTGACATGTCAGAAATTTGGAAGGGTTACTCATGAGTAGCACCTTCTGTGTCCTAAGCATCACCTCCTAAAACTGTAATATTTAGTTAGAAAAGCTTAACAAAGACCCAAAATAGTGTCAAAATTAGCACTCGTATAAGCCAAGCCTATTTAATAGACTGGAATAGTCCTAAAACCAGCTGTTTATTCACCAAATAGCATGTTGCACAAAATATAGTGTCAAATTTGGTGTTTGTCATGGGTCTGGAGCTACTATTCTAGTAATTAATGTTCATTTTGTATGCAAGAGTCATCTATCTAAACAGTTCTGCTTGTCTTAGAAGGTTCCCAGTGTGACCTATAAAGTCTGAATGCAAAGTAgtattaaaacaatataaacGTAAACGTAAAACGATCACTTGCATTCTCTTATCCTTTCAggtattaattattcatttattctcaaTAATGCCACCCTTGTGATTTGAAACTGTCTCAAATCCCCACCAGATTGTGTCCCCCCATTAGATCCAGAGAACGGGGGTTATACCTGCCACCCATCGCCATGCCATCATCTGACTCATGGCACAGTGGTGGAGTATTTCTGTGACAAGGGCTACACGCTGAAGGGGGATTACAAATACATCACCTGCCAAAAGGGAGAATGGAACGGCCCTATGGAGATCAGCTGTGTGCTCAGCCAAGGTCAGTAGAAGTGTTTGGAATGAGACATGGTATTTTCGTTAAACACAGCTTTCACCCCTTCTAACCTCTGGGGCAACGTGAAACATCAGGATACCTCCTTATGCCCATGTGTACATCTTCCAAACCTTCCACACCCTGCATGActcctccaaaaaaaaagagttacaTAGTATGTATGGTGCAGTCGTTTTATCTTTTCCTGCCTTCTTCTCGCCAGCGTGTGTGTCGgattacatatacacactatagaGCTCACTGCAGAGGGTCTTGTGAACCCGGGTCACCTTTCATTCATAAGTGGGGATAATCTTATTCCTTCTTGGATAGAAAATGATTTGTAACATGATACCCAACAGGTGGAATTTAACTTTGGCTCAGAGTCAATTCAGGCCTCTCATCATACACTGCTTGCTATCTAAGGCAGTTCTATCCACAGCAATGGCCAACAAGCTCAGCAAGATACCTAGTACagtctttatttattgtcttgGCAAATCCACAACCTGGTTGCAGACATTGCTCAGCAAAAGAAACTGTACATCCTAATAGTTTGTACGTTTCAGCACTGGCTTCCTTACAATTCCGTGGCCAGCCATTCTGCTTGTGGGGATTACAGAGGAGCATGAGGGTGCTCGGTCTACAGCCATGTTATCCTAGATAGATAATGACTTCCCAGCCAAGCTGAAAGCTCTGATTTGGGAGACTTTGAGGAAGAGTCAGGCTCAGGTACGGCCAGCACTCAGGCATCTATGAGTAGGATTGCATGGTGCCATGCAACAAACGACCTTGAGTGCAGTGTTTTGTGTAACATCTGTTGTACTAGAGTTTATTGACAGATTTCTGGGGGATTCCAGCAGGTCCCAAATTCTGTGTGTGACATCTTTGCATGGCATTGTTAGTCATCTCACCAGGTGACGTGCTATACCCAGATAAAGGTGAATCAAGTCCTGAGTGCAAATGTACGTACACATCTAAACAGGACATAAAATTTTCAATGCATTTGCAAATTTGCAATCATTAGAACAGCTTTTGCAAGTTTATCTCAATGTAACAAAGCTTATTGACACTTTATTCCTGATGACAGGGCCATCATTAGGATATGGTACAACTCTCTGTCTGCTTAGGAAAATCCACTCTGGATCAAAATCAACGGTCACCCTTTGGTCCTGTTTGCAAAGAGCCCCTGAATAGGAGGGGAAGGCAATCATCCTTTTTGGTCTCAAGGCCTCATTGATACCAGgccccaaaaaaaacaatataccTGTCTATGGCTGACCCCTGAACGCTGAGTATGGGAATATGTCCTTACTATAGTGGCAGGGGATGCAGATATGCAGTATAAGCCATCAAAGTGACCCAAGGTCAGCTGCTATTCTCTACTTTACACAAAATCTCTTATCCACACCAAGCCTCAAGCAAATGCACCTCATCTATTGGAGCTGCACAGTTGTGTGACAGACATGCTATTTTGTATGTAGAGAAAAATGGAGCAGAATTTGCAGATTAGCAGATTTTGGAGCAGAAGCCTCTTGGCCAGTGTCTAGCCAACACATTGTACTTTGTGGCAGAGTTAGAAAGCCCAATGCAACAGGAAGACTTTATTCCCACTACTGTTTTCACCCCGATGTCTTTCTCTGTAAGCAGATCTGGAATTTAAATGGACCGCCAGATGTGGCATCAAACATGGCACTGTTACTGAAACATGGTCAGTGGGAGGTTTTAAGGAATGAAGCCAAGAATGAATTGCTCTattcatttaatacatttctttaaGCCATTAAGGAACATAGCTTATTACTGAGTACCTAATATTTGTTAATGACAAATTTGTCTTTCTATCCAAGCTGGTGCTTGggtaattaatacattattcagaTTAGATTTCTGACATTGTTTCTCCctattttttcttctgtaaatTCACCAAATGACCATTGGACCAGCATTAGAATAGTGTCGAATGAATAGCATTGAAAactgaatatattatttattatatattatcttaCTATGATTTTTTTGTGCAGCCCATATTGGTAGATGATTATGTCTATCTCAGGAGTCAACCTGTTGACTTCTATCTACCTTGTATATTCTTTTTGGTACAATTTAGAATTTTGTacaatatttctgtattttcaggTATATTTTAAACGTACTtggtttttaaaacatatttgctTGGAGGTTTTTCAATCACCTACGCTCCTAAtcttttctgtctgtaattTTTTTGCTTCACCAGGTTGCGTGAGGCCGTTCTCCATCCAGCATGGGCAGGTAAACGTGACCGAGACAAACAGAGGCTCGTTCCCTGTGGGCACAGTGCTGCAGTACAGCTGTGATTTAGGCTACACTGTGGACGGACCCAGCATCGTCGTCTGCACCAGAGAGGGTCTTTGGTCCTCAGGCCCACCACGCTGTCTCCACAATAACTGTGAGTTCCTCCATGTCTTCTAAAgctgggggaagtcgtggcctaatggttagagagtttgtctcctaaccataaggttgtgggtttgagtctcgggccggcaataccacaactggggtgcccttgagcaaggcaccgaacccccccctaactgctccccgggcataAAAGGCTgtccactgctccgggtgtgtgttcacagtgtgtgtgtgttcactgctgtgtgtgtgttcactttggatgggttaaatgcagagcacgaattctgagtatgggtcaccgtgcttagccgtatgtcacgtcacgtcacgtcactatcttgtgtgtttcagtgtgcagTCCTCCATTTGTACCAAAGAACGGGGGTTACACCTGCCATCCAGCATCATGTCATCGTCTCACTGATGGCACAGTGGTGGAGTATTTCTGCGACGAAGGCTACACGCTGAAGGGAGATTATAAATATGTTACCTGCCAGAACGGAGAATGGAACAGTCCCATGCAGATCAGCTGTGTGTTCAGTCAAGGTGAATTCTCACTCCAAACATCTGCCAAACCACTCGTCCATTGCTCCTTCCTCTACTTCTATTTTCTGAGCTATTTATAGGCTCATCTGTGATTAGTGCTAAAAATGATTTGGCCTGAGCGAAGGAAACCGCTTTCACAAAACCAGACGAAGTAAGGAAGATAGAAAGGGTAAATGTTGTGTATCTTTTTAAAACGTCTGCTCCGTACAGAAAAGCATGCAGCTCCTGCGCTGGGAATGAATACGCTGTCCATTGTGGCCACCACAGCCAGCTCTGTAGCACTCGTCCTTCTCCTGATGGTGGTGTTCGTTTTACTGCAACCCAAGCTGAAGGCATTTCATCACGGACGGTGAGCTCACTTCTACATAATCTTATATAATACAGCGTAAGAGCAGTTTGGGTTTggatatatttttatctttttaagtTGTTTCACTCCACTaactaaaatttttttttttttacattatttcttgAGCAGCTATATTAGGATAGTTACCTTTGTGAACCATCTTCTCTATTCTGTCACTGAAGTCTGTCAGTGAATCAGTCAATGAACCATTCTTCACATG encodes the following:
- the LOC132852777 gene encoding sushi domain-containing protein 6-like; protein product: MSEGITEGCSSVSVSLPLSTLSWSFLLFVSVLSTTQASSCVRPFSIQHGQVNVTETNRGSFPVGTVLQYSCDLGYTVDGPSIVVCTREGLWSSGPPRCLHNNYCVPPLDPENGGYTCHPSPCHHLTHGTVVEYFCDKGYTLKGDYKYITCQKGEWNGPMEISCVLSQGCVRPFSIQHGQVNVTETNRGSFPVGTVLQYSCDLGYTVDGPSIVVCTREGLWSSGPPRCLHNNLCSPPFVPKNGGYTCHPASCHRLTDGTVVEYFCDEGYTLKGDYKYVTCQNGEWNSPMQISCVFSQEKHAAPALGMNTLSIVATTASSVALVLLLMVVFVLLQPKLKAFHHGRRDQGDSGQTVSIMVEGVQVTLPSYEEAVSGAGAAVLPRLLPQTQLESMEHALTQTSTTNAQHTEVSVIHQPPSLSSFSSSWSLDGAQGATAASSAFQCQNPDASQQNSLPSLNGSEQNLADDIPLLKES